One genomic segment of Petrotoga sp. 9PWA.NaAc.5.4 includes these proteins:
- a CDS encoding ECF transporter S component produces the protein MKTRNIVITGILIALTFVLTFAIKVPVPFTRGYVHLGDSIIFIASILFGWKVGALVGGLGSALADLVGGYAFWAIPTLIIKSIMGALVGLISYNYRKKYSLKNEIFIFSISVSVWIVSMLSISLFLKNLVANLANTSLAQTLIEELGYENIEELSSFLLQVRSSINIVLIVIPLALTIFSLTLRKRDLKLFNLGNMMGSVIAGLWMVVGYFLVGRLILGNWVIPIFEIPWNVMQFSLGMIVAYLVLLGIQKTNIK, from the coding sequence TTGAAAACAAGAAACATAGTTATTACGGGTATATTGATTGCTTTAACTTTTGTTTTGACTTTTGCTATTAAAGTTCCCGTACCTTTCACGAGAGGATATGTACATTTGGGAGACAGTATAATATTTATTGCGTCGATTCTATTTGGGTGGAAAGTTGGAGCGTTAGTAGGAGGATTAGGTTCTGCTCTTGCCGATTTAGTTGGGGGTTATGCTTTTTGGGCAATTCCTACTCTTATAATAAAATCAATTATGGGAGCTCTTGTTGGTTTAATTTCATATAATTATAGAAAAAAATATTCTTTGAAAAATGAGATTTTTATTTTTTCTATAAGTGTGAGTGTGTGGATAGTGTCTATGCTTAGTATTTCATTATTTTTAAAAAATTTAGTAGCAAATTTAGCCAATACTTCTTTAGCTCAAACTTTAATTGAAGAATTAGGGTATGAAAATATAGAAGAACTATCATCTTTTTTATTGCAAGTTAGAAGTTCAATCAATATAGTTTTGATTGTTATTCCGCTTGCCTTAACTATATTCTCTTTAACTCTGAGAAAAAGGGATTTAAAATTATTTAATTTGGGTAACATGATGGGAAGTGTTATAGCTGGTTTATGGATGGTAGTAGGTTATTTTTTGGTGGGAAGATTAATTTTAGGGAATTGGGTTATACCTATTTTTGAAATTCCATGGAATGTGATGCAGTTTTCTTTAGGAATGATAGTAGCCTATCTTGTTTTATTAGGTATTCAAAAAACAAATATTAAATGA
- a CDS encoding superoxide dismutase, giving the protein MAFELPKLPYSYDALEPYIDARTMEIHYSKHHAGYVNNLNSALEKHPELKNKNVEDLLKDLDNIPNDIRTSVRNNGGGHYNHSIFWTIMGPKVEEKPFGKLAEKIDKTFGSFKNFKEEFSKAAVSRFGSGWAWLVTDDFGNMSIISTPNQDNPIFFGLKPILGLDVWEHAYYLKYQNRRIEYIEAWWNVVNWKEVENRFEKLA; this is encoded by the coding sequence ATGGCATTTGAACTACCTAAATTACCTTATTCCTATGATGCATTAGAACCTTATATAGATGCAAGAACTATGGAAATTCATTACAGCAAGCATCATGCCGGTTATGTTAACAATTTAAATTCGGCTTTAGAAAAACATCCTGAGTTAAAAAACAAGAATGTAGAAGACTTATTAAAAGATTTAGACAACATTCCTAACGATATAAGAACTTCTGTAAGAAACAACGGAGGAGGGCATTATAATCATTCAATATTTTGGACAATCATGGGACCAAAAGTTGAAGAAAAACCTTTTGGAAAATTAGCAGAAAAAATCGATAAAACATTTGGAAGTTTTAAGAATTTCAAAGAAGAATTCTCCAAAGCTGCAGTTTCAAGATTTGGAAGTGGTTGGGCTTGGTTAGTAACGGATGATTTTGGCAATATGTCTATAATTTCAACACCTAATCAAGATAATCCTATTTTTTTTGGCTTAAAACCTATTTTAGGTTTAGATGTTTGGGAGCATGCATATTATTTAAAATATCAAAATAGAAGGATAGAATACATAGAAGCATGGTGGAATGTGGTAAATTGGAAAGAAGTAGAAAACCGTTTTGAAAAATTAGCATAA
- a CDS encoding metallophosphoesterase, with protein sequence MKVYLSDLHIGLGNESDDFIYDDRLIKLLDELQKEKTEMYIVGDFLELTNLINDGYMANTANEYANNFDVSLIDEIFKSHEKLINTFKNFSKKNRVYYIVGNHDYYVLLNHKIKEKIKENFENCEILPFYYDEELKLFVIHGNQFDPVNRLNQDEEGSLIPSFSEYMNKYINYNFANIAIKILPKELFSDYQNIYPQLDVFKWLDYIKNKYELSYDLKNQWIETFTQMIKTDQVKKWMKINYPGINVLSNIFVNRVGGIKLGESIVRIGMFFRSLRNSNSLLMKAQKLLDENFFIPKNYLLGFYDKDISFSEGDINSMVMGHNHRASFNIISNGAGKKFYANTGTWKFMVNRNFGINKNEFVKRKLISYLVITEKNKKIIAKLIKEEAY encoded by the coding sequence ATGAAAGTTTATTTAAGTGATCTTCATATAGGTCTAGGTAACGAATCGGACGATTTTATATATGACGATCGATTAATAAAATTACTTGACGAATTGCAAAAAGAAAAGACTGAAATGTATATAGTGGGAGATTTTTTAGAGTTAACTAATCTAATTAACGATGGTTATATGGCAAACACAGCGAATGAATATGCTAATAACTTCGACGTTTCTTTGATAGACGAAATATTTAAAAGCCATGAAAAATTAATAAATACTTTTAAAAATTTTTCAAAAAAAAATAGAGTTTATTATATTGTTGGAAATCATGATTATTATGTTCTTTTGAACCATAAAATAAAAGAAAAAATAAAAGAGAATTTTGAAAATTGTGAAATTTTGCCTTTTTATTATGATGAAGAATTGAAACTTTTTGTAATTCATGGTAATCAATTTGATCCTGTAAATAGATTAAATCAAGATGAAGAAGGGAGTTTAATTCCTTCTTTTAGTGAGTATATGAACAAGTATATTAATTATAATTTTGCAAATATAGCTATTAAAATCCTTCCTAAAGAGCTTTTCTCGGATTATCAAAATATATATCCACAGTTGGATGTTTTTAAATGGTTAGATTATATAAAAAACAAATATGAATTAAGTTATGATTTAAAGAATCAATGGATTGAAACATTTACTCAAATGATTAAGACGGACCAGGTGAAAAAATGGATGAAAATTAATTATCCTGGAATCAATGTATTGTCAAATATTTTTGTAAACAGAGTAGGTGGCATTAAATTAGGAGAATCGATTGTAAGAATAGGGATGTTTTTCAGAAGTTTAAGAAATTCTAATTCTTTATTGATGAAGGCACAAAAACTTTTAGATGAAAATTTTTTTATCCCGAAAAATTATTTACTTGGCTTTTATGATAAAGACATATCTTTTTCAGAGGGAGATATTAATTCGATGGTGATGGGACATAATCATAGAGCTTCTTTTAATATAATATCCAACGGAGCAGGGAAAAAATTTTATGCTAACACAGGGACTTGGAAGTTTATGGTGAATAGAAACTTTGGCATTAATAAGAATGAATTTGTTAAAAGAAAGCTAATTTCTTATTTAGTAATAACTGAAAAAAATAAAAAAATCATTGCTAAATTAATTAAAGAAGAAGCTTATTAA